The following coding sequences are from one Lycium ferocissimum isolate CSIRO_LF1 chromosome 3, AGI_CSIRO_Lferr_CH_V1, whole genome shotgun sequence window:
- the LOC132049642 gene encoding protein OCTOPUS-like, which produces MNPTTTTTDPTQPPPPPLPPPQPPRSSFSCDKHPHEDFTGFCPECLFERLTTLDNPSTNNNNNNNNPSSSSRIKSLFSKTNLPPKPSSKPSSFFPELRRTKSFSASRNEGLSLFEPQRKSCDVRVRNTLWSLFSETKNPHPEDNSGGGVLANNPVIESKEEEEDEQVNVVVNEITEEITEEFQSPLENSFGGQVISSEIVEEEVVNGDILMPMKDHIDLDSQAKKPSRDLKEIAGSFLSAASVFSKKWHHWRRKQKAKKRNNCENSSTLSLEKPTISRKFRETQSEIADYGFGRRSCDTEPRFSLDIGRISIDDPRYSFDEPRASCDVHFMGRNIPRVPPMVSVIEDAPVVAQVQRADDQIPVEESPVSANCIGEETDLPGGSAQTRDYYLDSSSRRRKSLDRSNSIRKTAAAVVAEIDEMKAVSNAKVQPERDLNSISVSNPNSLRDDYSETFELTGFKDSSGSGIGNGERKGSKKSKKWAWNIWGFIHKKGNGNKDEEDDRYSRSNGVERSFSGSWRNGDLRGGLNRNMFRSNSSVSWRNSTNIGGSFGTVRNLGIDTNGNSKKKDDFVLERNRSARYSPNHVDNGFLRFHFAPMRGSRRGLPAQNRSNGRSVLRLY; this is translated from the coding sequence ATGAATCCCACCACCACTACAACCGACCCAACAcagccaccaccaccaccacttcCACCACCACAACCACCTCGTTCTTCCTTCAGTTGTGACAAACACCCACATGAAGATTTCACTGGTTTTTGCCCTGAATGTCTCTTTGAACGCCTCACCACCTTAGATAATCCTTccactaacaacaacaacaataacaacaacccttcttcttcttctcgtATCAAATCCCTTTTCTCCAAAACTAATCTTCCTCCTAAACCCTCATCAAAACCCAGTTCTTTTTTCCCTGAACTTCGTCGTACTAAGTCATTTTCAGCTTCAAGAAACGAGGGGTTGAGCTTATTTGAGCCTCAACGTAAGTCTTGTGACGTTCGTGTTCGTAACACACTTTGGTCTTTATTTTCTGAGACAAAAAACCCTCATCCTGAGGATAATAGTGGAGGCGGCGTTCTTGCTAATAATCCTGTTATCGAgtctaaagaagaagaagaagacgaacAAGTCAATGTGGTGGTGAATGAAATAACTGAAGAAATAACTGAAGAGTTTCAGTCCCCTTTGGAAAACAGTTTTGGCGGACAGGTCATCAGTTCAGAAATTGTGGAAGAAGAAGTGGTGAATGGTGATATATTAATGCCAATGAAAGATCATATAGATCTCGATTCCCAAGCGAAAAAGCCTTCAAGGGATTTGAAGGAAATTGCAGGAAGTTTCTTATCTGCAGCATCTGTTTTCAGCAAGAAATGGCATCACTGGAGACGAAAACAAAAGGCGAAAAAACGAAACAATTGTGAGAATTCATCTACATTGTCATTGGAAAAGCCCaccatttcaagaaaattcaggGAAACACAGTCAGAGATTGCTGATTATGGGTTTGGAAGAAGGTCTTGTGATACTGAACCTCGATTTTCTCTCGATATTGGGAGGATTAGTATCGATGATCCGAGGTATTCTTTCGATGAGCCTCGAGCTTCTTGCGATGTGCATTTCATGGGAAGGAACATTCCTAGGGTGCCACCTATGGTTTCAGTGATAGAAGATGCACCAGTAGTTGCACAGGTTCAACGGGCTGATGACCAAATTCCGGTTGAAGAATCGCCTGTTTCAGCGAATTGCATTGGTGAGGAAACTGATTTGCCTGGAGGGTCTGCTCAAACCAGGGACTATTATTTGGATTCGTCTTCGAGGCGAAGGAAGAGTCTTGATAGATCTAACTCAATAAGGAAAACAGCAGCAGCTGTAGTAGCAGAAATTGATGAGATGAAAGCAGTGTCTAATGCTAAAGTTCAGCCTGAGAGGGATTTGAATTCGATTTCGGTTTCAAATCCCAATTCTTTAAGGGATGATTACTCGGAGACGTTTGAGTTGACAGGGTTTAAGGATAGTAGTGGTTCCGGGATTGGAAATGGGGAACGAAAAGGATCGAAAAAGTCAAAGAAGTGGGCTTGGAATATATGGGGTTTTATACATAAGAAAGGTAATGGAAACAAAGATGAGGAAGATGACAGGTATAGTAGATCGAACGGGGTGGAGAGGTCGTTTTCAGGATCTTGGAGAAATGGTGATTTAAGAGGGGGTCTTAATAGGAATATGTTTAGGAGTAATAGCAGTGTTAGTTGGAGAAACTCAACTAATATTGGTGGATCTTTTGGAACTGTGAGGAATCTTGGAATTGATACTAATGGTAATAGTAAAAAGAAAGATGATTTTGTGTTGGAGAGGAATCGGAGTGCAAGGTATTCGCCTAATCATGTAGATAACGGGTTCTTGCGGTTCCATTTTGCTCCCATGAGAGGCAGCCGGAGAGGTTTACCAGCTCAAAATAGGTCAAATGGGAGGAGCGTACTTCGCCTGTACTAA
- the LOC132049646 gene encoding uncharacterized protein LOC132049646 — MNFRSMDEFWPLYMNQHSKPATRRWHFVGTLCSILCLIYTVIFNKWFVIFVPLFGYGLAWYSHFFIEKNVPATFTHPLWSLLCDFKMFGLMLTGKMDREIKRLGKRPVLQGY; from the coding sequence ATGAATTTCAGAAGTATGGATGAGTTTTGGCCATTGTACATGAACCAACATTCAAAACCAGCAACAAGACGTTGGCATTTTGTTGGTACACTTTGCAGTATTTTGTGCTTGATATACACAGTGATATTCAATAAATGGTTTGTGATTTTTGTGCCATTGTTTGGTTATGGTTTAGCTTGGTACAGCCATTTCTTTATTGAAAAGAATGTTCCTGCAACTTTTACACATCCCTTGTGGTCTTTGTTATGTGATTTCAAGATGTTTGGTTTGATGCTTACTGGCAAGATGGATAGAGAAATCAAAAGGCTTGGGAAAAGACCTGTCTTGCAGGGTTATTGA
- the LOC132049643 gene encoding protein DEFECTIVE IN EXINE FORMATION 1-like produces the protein MKARVFVLCFVLYLGFVKCEEETIIIKNKFREREATDDSLAYPNLDEDELLNTQCPQHLELRWQTEVSSSVYASPLIADINSDGKLEVVVPSFVHYLEVLEGSDGDKVPGWPAFHQSTVHSTPFLYDIDKDGVREIGLATYNGEVLFFRVSGYLMSDKLEIPRLRVKKDWHVGLKQDSVDRSHPDVHDDQLVQEAVMDSIARHNASTHGGDHSKSTASEVNTETHSIKKEVNHDASNASISLPSEVSSNTSNSSNLEDQKGKNDGLVGAEVKVTNLNNITLSSNDEKLSNLENGTSKGRRLLEDNALSRSERSGSGSKDVRAATVENEEGLEADADSSFELFRDNEELPDDYDYDYDDYLDDDEKWEGEDFEEAEHEKLEDYVYIDAHVLCTPVIADIDSDGVSEMIVAVSYFFDHEYYNNQERLKELGDIDIGKYVAGGIVVFNLDTKQVKWTAQLDLSTDDSNFRAYIYSSPTVIDLDGDGNMDILVGTSYGLFYVLDHNGKVREKFPLEMAEIQGAVVAADINDDGKIELVTTDSHGNVAAWTAQGKEIWEKHLKSLVPQGPVIGDVDGDGHTDVVVPTLSGNIYVLSGKDGSFVRPYPYRTHGRVMNRALLVDLSKRGEKKKGLTIVTMSFDGYLYLIDGPTSCADVVDIGETSYSMVLADNVDGGDDLDLIVTTMNGNVFCFSTPAPHHPLKAWRSPNQGRNNAAYRNNREGIYATLSSRAFRDEEGKSFWVEMEIVDKYRYPSGYQAPYNVSVSLLVPGNYQGERTIKQNKIFDRPGKHRIMLPTVSVRTAGTVLLEMVDKNGLYFSDDFSLTFHMHYYKLLKWILVLPMLGMFGVLVILRPQEAMPLPSFSRNTDL, from the exons ATGAAAGCTAGGGTATTTGTACTATGTTTTGTCCTATATTTGGGGTTTGTGAAATGTGAAGAAGAGACGATAATAATAAAGAACAAATTTCGAGAAAGAGAAGCCACTGATGATTCCCTCGCTTATCCCAATTT AGATGAGGATGAATTGTTGAATACACAATGCCCTCAGCATTTGGAGCTAAGATGGCAGACAGAAGTTAGTTCCAGTGTATATGCTTCCCCCTTGATTGCTGATATTAACAG TGATGGAAAGCTTGAGGTGGTAGTTCCCTCTTTTGTTCATTACTTGGAAGTTCTGGAAGGTTCTGATGGAGATAAAGTTCCAG GATGGCCAGCATTCCATCAATCAACtgttcattccactcctttccTGTATGACATTGACAAGGATGGAGTGAGGGAGATAGGTTTGGCCACTTATAATGGTGAGGTGCTCTTTTTCAG GGTCTCAGGATACTTGATGTCTGATAAATTGGAGATTCCTCGGCTGAGAGTTAAAAAAGATTGGCATGTGGGTTTGAAGCAGGACTCGGTGGACCGTTCTCATCCAGATGTCCATGATGACCAACTCGTACAGGAGGCTGTCATGGACTCCATAGCCC GTCACAATGCATCTACTCATGGAGGCGACCATTCAAAGTCTACTGCATCAGAAGTTAACACTGAAACCCATTCTATTAAAAAAGAAGTCAACCACGATGCATCTAATGCTTCAATATCTTTGCCGTCAGAAGTCTCGTCTAACACATCAAATTCATCTAATTTAGAGGACCAAAAGGGGAAGAATGATGGTCTAGTTGGTGCAGAAGTTAAAGTGACTAACTTGAACAATATTACTCTGAGTTCTAATGATGAGAAACTCAGCAATTTGGAGAATGGAACAAGTAAGGGGAGAAGGCTTCTTGAAGACAATGCCTTGAGCAGATCGGAAAGAAGTGGTTCTGGATCCAAAGATGTTAGAGCTGCAACTGTGGAAAATGAAGAAGGTCTGGAAGCGGATGCTGATTCATCGTTTGAGTTATTCCGGGATAATGAGGAGCTTcctgatgattatgattatgactaTGATGATTaccttgatgatgatgaaaaatgGGAAGGTGAAGATTTTGAGGAAGCAGAACATGAGAAATTGGAGGATTATGTTTATATTGATGCTCATGTTTTATGTACTCCT GTCATTGCTGACATTGACAGTGACGGGGTGTCGGAGATGATTGTTGCAGTATCCTACTTCTTTGACCATGa GTACTACAACAATCAGGAGCGTTTGAAGGAACTTGGAGACATTGACATAGGAAAATATGTTGCTGGTGGTATTGTTGTTTTCAATCTAGATACCAAGCAAGTTAAATGGACTGCACAGCTGGACTTAAGTACTGATGACAGCAACTTCCGTGCCTATATATACTCTTCTCCTACGGTAATTGATTTGGATGGTGATGGGAATATGGACATTCTAGTTGGGACCTCCTATggcttgttttatgtgttggaTCACAATG GCAAAGTGAGGGAAAAGTTTCCTCTCGAAATGGCTGAAATCCAAGGAGCAGTAGTTGCAGCTGATATCAATGACGATGGCAAGATTGAACTAGTTACGACAGATTCACATGGAAATGTTGCTGCTTGGACCGCACAAGGCAAAGAAATTTGGGAAAAGCACCTCAAGAGCCTTGTTCCTCAGGGACCTGTCATTGGCGATGTGGATGGGGATGGCCATACAGATGTCGTTGTCCCAACACTTTCTGGGAATATATATGTTCTGAGTGGCAAGGATGGCTCATTTGTACGTCCATATCCTTATAGGACCCATGGTAGGGTGATGAATCGAGCACTTCTTGTTGACTTGAGCAAACGCGGGGAGAAGAAAAAAGGGCTTACAATTGTCACAATGTCATTTGATGGTTATTTGTATCTCATAGACGGACCAACATCATGTGCTGATGTTGTAGATATTGGTGAAACATC ATACAGCATGGTCTTGGCTGATAATGTTGATGGTGGAGATGATCTTGATCTTATTGTAACAACCATGAATGGTAATGTCTTCTGTTTCTCCACGCCTGCTCCACATCATCCCCTCAAG GCTTGGAGATCTCCAAATCAAGGGAGAAACAATGCTGCTTACCGTAATAATCGTGAGGGGATCTATGCAACTCTATCTTCAAGAGCTTTCCGTGACGAAGAGGGCAAGAGCTTCTGGGTTGAAATGGAGATTGTTGATAAATACAGATACCCATCTGGGTATCAAGCTCCTTATAATGTCTCG GTGAGCTTGTTAGTTCCTGGTAATTACCAAGGGGAACGAACTAttaagcaaaataaaatattcGACCGTCCTGGAAAACATCGGATTATGCTTCCAACTGTTAGTGTGAGGACTGCTGGGACTGTATTGTTGGAGATGGTTGACAAGAACGGGCTATATTTCTCGGATGATTTCTCTCTAACATTCCATATGCATTATTATAAGCTATTGAAATGGATTCTCGTACTCCCTATGCTGGGAATGTTTGGTGTGCTTGTCATCCTTCGTCCGCAGGAGGCCATGCCACTACCATCATTTTCGCGGAACACTGATTTGTGA
- the LOC132048671 gene encoding uncharacterized protein LOC132048671 → MWRMRLHSALRTVLAYSIIGCSTLYGPPWLQKLAAFPAFSYVTATLITSDSTLGDTLSGCWHAIFATVQTMPLSMLCIWIGAKANGSDSLSPVASALALVVCSLLVALIEYTHIRCKKVAFGQLVLVFADGVIRGVHTSAVVHPLRVAYSTVLGIVASLLALSLPYPRLAYFEVRKLHQLYAENLKERVEVYSRAITSQDNVIAVELLSKANHLAQTGAKLLQTIKLLKGGLMWETPWIRFFKSCSEVPGDNEIQNKEITIRGMEIGLTSCPSFSTGLVNEELKHALQLISEQIGLKSEQSTHQETKGSDFANESHFLHNATKSPTQTSLPAFFFLSCAKMQLTNSPLSHNHDSKRVCHNIWMKIIPRKETLVFAFKCSVSLGLAMWLGLLFDKENGFWAGLTVASCLAQGKVATFNLANSSAQGIAFGSIYGILGCSVFKSIDNLRFLALLPWIIFSSFLKHSRMYGQAGGISALLGAVMILGRQNYGPANNFAIIRLTETFIGLSCFIVVQFLLSPKRAANLARNQLYCTLDILKECMNQIVQKDQQKLEGLMGKQRKLKSHILDLQRLCHNAQIEPDFWFLPFNATCYKKLQGSLSKMATLFYFMVYNINSMSHDCKEVQECINDELEHLKETAISSLSTFLDKPSLIKLFPDDDQEDKIVNDLEEAKSTYPNLSILVKQSDQKAERGLSFFLERSQELIDGILSSQEKQKLKGKSILSVHALGFCISSMLKEIKDIKMAMKELSLWESS, encoded by the exons ATGTGGCGGATGAGGCTACACTCAGCACTTCGTACCGTATTAGCATATAGTATAATTGGCTGTTCCACTCTTTATGGACCACCTTGGTTACAAAAACTAGCAGCATTTCCAGCATTTTCATACGTAACAGCCACTCTCATTACAAGTGACTCAACGCTAGGTGACACATTGAGTGGCTGTTGGCATGCAATATTCGCCACGGTTCAAACCATGCCGCtttccatgctttgcatatGGATAGGAGCCAAAGCCAATGGGTCCGATAGCTTGTCGCCCGTGGCGTCTGCCTTGGCATTGGTGGTATGTTCGTTGTTGGTGGCTCTAATAGAATATACACATATTAGGTGCAAAAAGGTTGCTTTTGGGCAGTTAGTGCTTGTGTTTGCTGATGGTGTTATTCGTGGAGTGCATACGAGTGCTGTTGTTCACCCTCTTCGTGTTGCATATAGCACAGTCCTTGGAATTGTTGCTTCTCTTCTTGCTTTATCGCTTCCTTATCCAAGACTAGCTTACTTTGAG GTCAGGAAGCTACACCAATTATATGCTGAAAACTTAAAAGAGAGAGTGGAAGTATATTCAAGGGCAATCACTTCCCAAGACAATGTCATTGCAGTTGAACTATTGTCCAAAGCCAATCACCTTGCTCAAACAGGAGCCAAGCTTCTCCAAACCATCAAACTTTTGAAG GGCGGTCTAATGTGGGAAACGCCTTGGATCAGATTCTTCAAATCTTGTTCCGAAGTTCCAGGAGACAATGAAATCCAAAACAAGGAAATAACTATAAGAGGAATGGAAATCGGCCTAACTTCATGTCCTTCATTTTCCACTGGCCTGGTGAACGAAGAGTTAAAGCACGCATTACAACTCATATCTGAGCAAATTGGTCTTAAATCAGAGCAGTCTACTcatcaagaaacaaaaggaTCAGACTTTGCCAACGAATCCCATTTTCTTCATAATGCCACCAAATCTCCAACACAAACAAGCCTGCctgcatttttctttttatcttgtGCAAAAATGCAGCTCACTAATTCACCCCTATCACATAACCATGATTCAAAAAGAGTCTGCCATAACATCTGGATGAAAATTATACCAAGAAAAGAAACATTGGTGTTTGCATTTAAGTGTTCTGTTTCTTTAGGCCTAGCTATGTGGCTAGGTCTATTATTTGACAAAGAAAATGGTTTTTGGGCAGGCTTAACAGTAGCCAGTTGCTTAGCACAAGGCAAAGTAGCAACATTTAATCTTGCTAATTCATCGGCACAAGGAATTGCATTTGGATCAATCTATGGAATCTTAGGGTGTTCTGTTTTCAAAAGTATCGATAACTTAAGATTCTTAGCCCTTCTCCCTTGGATTATTTTCAGTAGTTTCTTAAAACATAGCCGGATGTATGGCCAAGCAGGAGGTATATCAGCACTATTGGGCGCGGTCATGATCTTAGGACGACAAAATTATGGCCCTGCTAATAATTTTGCCATCATAAGACTAACAGAAACTTTTATTGGATTGTCTTGTTTCATTGTGGTACAGTTTTTGTTGAGCCCGAAACGAGCAGCCAATCTTGCTAGGAATCAATTGTATTGCACACTGGATATTCTCAAGGAGTGCATGAACCAAATAGTGCAAAAAGACCAGCAAAAATTGGAGGGATTAATGGGAAAACAGAGGAAATTAAAATCCCATATTTTGGACTTGCAAAGACTTTGTCACAATGCACAAATAGAGCCTGATTTTTGGTTTCTTCCTTTTAATGCAACATGCTACAAGAAGCTACAAGGTTCTCTTTCAAAAATGGCCACTTTATTTTACTTCATGGTCTACAATATCAACAGCATGTCACATGATTGCAAAGAGGTCCAAGAATGTATAAATGATGAATTGGAGCATTTGAAGGAAACTGCGATTTCGTCGTTAAGTACATTTCTTGATAAGCCTAGTTTGATTAAGTTGTTCCCAGATGATGATCAAGAGGATAAAATAGTTAATGATCTTGAAGAGGCGAAATCAACATACCCAAACTTAAGTATTTTGGTTAAACAAAGTGATCAAAAAGCAGAAAGAGGATTAAGTTTTTTCCTTGAGAGATCACAAGAGTTGATTGATGGAATATTGAGTAGCCAAGAGAAACAGAAGTTAAAAGGAAAGTCAATTCTTTCAGTACATGCTCTGGGATTTTGTATAAGCAGCATGTTGAAAGAGATCAAAGATATTAAAATGGCTATGAAGGAGTTGTCACTGTGGGAAAGTTCTTGA